The Gymnogyps californianus isolate 813 chromosome 6, ASM1813914v2, whole genome shotgun sequence genomic interval aaTGATCCAAAGTCATATCTGCCCCCAACCCATTACCGCTTACTGCAAACGTGATATCCATTCCAAACAGGAGGTGCATCCTTCAGCAGTTTCCTTATCATCCTGGGAGCTGCTCCTCCTGTGCTCACAGTCCCTCGCAGAAACATGATCTCAGGCTGATACCCCAGGGTCTACTTGAGGAACCAGAGGAGGATGGGCTTTGcggtgtttgggggttttttttcccaactaaATCAATCTCGCAGGTGACAAGTAGCCTGAACCATGCAGCCAAGTGCAGCAGCCATGGCCTTCAGCTCAGTACCCTTCCAATAAGACTCTTCTATTCTCTCAGACGCTTTCCTTCTACACTCTGAAATAGCCTTTTGAAGCATTTAGGATACTAGCTTATTTAGAGTCCCATGTCAAGAGCTTTGTTCCTATTGTCAGTGgtgtatttctgcagttttacagCGGGGGTAGTAAACGAATAACGATAACAATGACAATAAGGATGTCTAGGGGTATTGTTATTTTAAGTGTGCTTTAAGACTCCACTTCTGTGTAAGCACAATCGGATCTGTATGCCACTCCATGCAAGGATCCATCTTAAAGTCTTTCTGGCCATCCATCCAGTTTTCCTGCAACAGAGCAAGATACAGCAACTGACAGATAAATCATCTCCCTTTCAGCCACAGAAGCCCAGCTACGCAAGCAAATGAAGGTGCCCAAATTCCACATCTACTCAGGAACCGCTCGGCTGAGAGACCCAGTTATTTCATACAGCCTTCTGCAGAGATCCTCCTTGGATCAGCCCACGTGTCATTTCTGCTACACGAGTAATGATATTTACCCTCTGCTTTATGCCAGGAGTATCTTCCTAATACCAAAGCCTCTGCACCGAGTGAGGCACCTTGCTCCGCAGGGCTTCCAGCTGCAGCGCTGGCCCGGCAAAATGCGGGAAGTATGTAATACCACCGCACTTGATTATTTCCCTGGTGTTTGTCCGAGTGTTagacacacacgcacgcacgcagGAAGACGGTTACTGTGTTGCCCTCTACTTTCCGATGCAGCTTCCGTGGTCTCTTCGGTGGGAGCGCTGGCCCCGGGGGGGCACACACCCCCTGAGGAGGGACAGGACTCAGCCCGGCCCTGTCTAGCCCCGTTCCCGGTTAGCCCGAGTCCCCCCGGGCGCCCCcgcgccctgccctgccccggccaCGCCGTCGGGGGGGCGTCCCGGACGGCGGAGCTGTGCCGGGTGTTGGCGGCCAGCCCCGGCGAGTACCTTTCGGGTTAGACGGCGGCAGCCGGTGGGTCCGGGCTGCGCCGTGGCGGCACAGGgaggccggggagggggcgaCGGTTCCTTGCGGCCCCGGCACGGGCACAGAGGGGGCCTTTGAGGCTCGCACCGCACAGGGGCCGAGCCGGCAATCGCCGATCCCCGCAGGCGAGCCGGGCTCCGGACCGCCCCTCCGGGACAACTGCGGCGCAGGGCCGCGAGGACAGGGGACCGCTGCCCGCAGCAACGGCGGGAGCACGTCGGACGCAGCCCGCTGCCCCTGCGCCGCCCAGGCCCAGAGGGAAACGATGGAGCGAGGGCTCCGGGAGGCTGGCGGGGCAGCCGGGGCCACTTCCAGGGCCGCCCAGGGCAGCCGCGCCGTCGGGGCGGCGAGAGTTGCCAGCGGGCCCCCGCCTCCCCCGCAGGCACACcgccggggcaggcagggaccgGCGGCACCCCCGCGCCGCAGCCCCCTTACggcggccgggcagggctgccGCCGCTGGCGCGGTAcagcggggcggggcgcggaggGCGGGCgtgcggcggggccgggccggcgggggggggggggggcgcggggccggcgcggtGGCGGGGGCGGGTGGGGTTTCCGTGCGCGGCGCTTATTAGTGTGGTGATGGAGGGCCGGCCCCTCGGAGCCGCCTCGCAGCGGCGGCGCGGGctggcggcggccgccgggaggtgagcggcggcggcggcggaggctCGGGCGGCGGAGGCGGTGGGGCCGCCCCCGCCGTGCCCCATGCGGGCGGCGgtggggcggcggcggcgctgagGGCGATGTCGGAGGCGGGGGGCGCGGGCCGGGCGCGGGCCGCCGTGGCGCGGCTCTCGGAGGCGGtgggcgagcggcggcggcggctgggcACCGCCATGGGGGAggcgcggcggcagcggcggctgctgctgctggtggtgtgcGTGGCGCTGCTGCTGGACAACATGCTCTACATGGTCATCGTGCCCATCATCCCCGACTACATCGCGGCCATGCGCGGCGGGAGGGGCGCCGCCGGCCCGTCCGCGCCCGCGGGGCGCAACgagagcggcggcggcggcggcaacCGGAGTCTCGTGCCGGCGCGGTACCCGCCGGCCGCGGGGGGCAACGAGGACGTGCAGATCGGGGTGCTGTTCGCATCCAAGgccatgctgcagctgctggtgaaCCCGCTCAGCGGCACCCTCATCGACCGCGTGGGCTACGAGGCGCCGCTGCTGGCCGGGCTGGCCGTCATGTTCCTCTCCACCGCCACCTTCGCCTTCGCGGAGAACTACGCGACGCTGTTCGCGGCGCGCAGCCTGCAGGGGCTGGGCTCGGCCTTCGCCGACACCGCCGGCATCGCCCTCATTGCCGATCGCTACGCCGAGGAGCCGGCGCGCAGCCGCGCCCTGGGCACGGCGCTGGCCTGCATCTCCTTCGGCAGCCTGGTCGCCCCCCCCTTCGGCGGCGTCCTCTACGAGTTCGCCGGCAAGCGGGTGCCCTTCCTGGTGCTGGCCTGCGTCTGCCTCCTCGacgggctgctgctgctggccctggcGCCGCCCTGCGCCGCCGGGGCACGGGCCAACATGCCCGTCGGCACCCCCATCCACCGCCTCATGGTCGACCCCTACATCGCCGTGGTGGCGGGGGCCCTGGCCACCTGCAACATCCCCCTGGCCTTCCTGGAGCCCACCATCGCCAACTGGATGAAGGAGTCCATGGGGGCCAGCGAGTGGGAGGTGGGCCTCACCTGGCTGCCCGCCTTCTTCCCCCACGTGCTGGGCGTCTACATCACCGTCCGGCTGGCCGCCGCGTACCCCCACCTCCAGTGGTTTTACGGGGCCCTGGGCATGGCCATCATTGGTGCCAGCTCCTGCCTAGTGCCAGCCTGCAGGAATTTCGGGCAGGTCATCGTTCCCCTCTGCGGCATCTGCTTTGGCATCGCCCTGGtggacacagccctgctgcccacccTGGCCTTCCTGGTGGACGTGCGCCACGTCTCTGTCTACGGCAGCGTCTATGCCATCGCAGACATCTCCTACTCTGTGGCATATGCCCTGGGGCCCATCGTGGCCGGCCAGATTGTGCACACCATGGGCTTTGTGCAGCTCAACCTGGGCATGGGGCTCGCCAACGTGCTTTACGCccctgtcctcctcttcctcaaaaATGTCTGCCAAATGAAACCCTCTCACTCGGAGAGGAACATCCTCCTTGAAGAAGGACCTAAGGGACTCTACGACACCATCAAAATGGAGGAACGCAAAAGCATGGGCAAAAGCCTCCAGCCAGCGGGTGAGATGGAGAACGGCATGGACCCTTACCGCAGAGACCTGACAGGGGTGTCCGAGGAGGACTCGTCGGACTATGAGTACAGTTAGGTTCCCCGACGTGGCCCAGCCCCAGGAGCAAGGAGGGGCGcgtgggagagagggaaagggggggaTGAAAGCGTTACTGCATTATGTTTCTGTACCAACGTGCAATATATACAGTTTAACCTTTGTCATAATGTAATGGCTTTCTTCTTCTAGACTTATTTTTAATCGGTATTTCCTTCAGCATTCTGGCAAGGTGGAGGGGGTGGGGAATGGGGGCACAatcctgaagaaaattatctgaatAATCATTGGCATAAATCGGGGGGGGGATCCttccaaaaaacccaataacaataaaacaaaacaaaaaacccaacagcttTGTAGCTGGGGTATAATTGTGCAAAGTTTTCTCAAGCTGAAACTGTGTGTGACATACTGTATATCTCTgtaaaaaatataagaaaagcaaaaaagtctGTGTAAAACTTCGAATGGCATATTCAGGGACTTAGTAAATCTTGTGTACATATACTTAGATTTTCAGTTGGTTTCATATATTTAAGAAGAGCAACAACTATCACAATGTCTTATTCTTCCTTGGGAATAAACTGAAGTATTgtactttttcctcctctcttgtGCTGCTCTCCGATAAGTGCAATATGCTGTATTATGTTGAAGTCCAAACTACAAGAATAATACGAACTGAATAAACAGAATTGAAGGGGATCGATTGTCTTTGTTTCGTTGTTGAGGGCTGCTTGAGGGAGGGAGCTGGTTGTGCTCAGTGTAACCCCTGTGGTAACAATTCCTCATAACACAAACCTCATCGGTTACCAAAATGGCTCAGGAGAAAACCCCGGTACAAAATGTTCTCATTCGTTCTTGAAAACATATGTTAACGGGTCCGAGCAAACAACATCGCACTGCAAACATGCTATTGATTGCCTAAAAACAGCTCCTCGTATTCTcatgcaaatttaattttaattctcacaatcattaatttcaattttgGAATATTCCAAAAATTACATTACCAGCAGGTAGAGACACAACACTGGAAAACGCCTTTCTTGGTGCTGAACGCTGCCCCAGTTGCAACGTGCCCACCTCAATGTAGCCGACAGggatttaacaaaacaaaagatagGTGAAGTGCTTCATTCAAACCTTTGCAAAAAGTGGAAACCTTCGATCCAACCACAATGGAACCAGAGTGcatattttcctctgtaaatttatcttgatataaaataaaatcgTTTATTTAAATTCCTAGTTCattaggaaacaaaataaattacttacAATctcaagaggggaaaaaaaaatacataaacgGCCACAGCATCTATTAAAGGGCTTCCGTCcgtccctggggagctgggcgCCGCGAGGGAGATGCAGAGAAACCGCTCGTCGGTTCCGCGGCGCTGCGCGGGAcgcgcggccccgccgctccgcaGCTCCTGCCGGGGCGGTCGAGTCGCTGCTCACGCGGCGCAAAACTCAGGAAAACACCGCGACGATGCTTTGGCACGGCGGCTTTGGCGAGGGAGCAACGGCCACCGCGGCAGGAGCTGAGCCCCGCCGCCCTAAACGCAGCCGCTCTCTTTGCGGTAAGCGACAACAGCGGCGCCTCCTCTggcccgccgccccggggccgcccccgctcccgccccggcaCGGtccgctgctgccgccgccccggggctgctgccggCCCCGGGGCAGCTCCCGCAGAGCCCGGGCCCTTCCCGGGCCCGCTGCCGCCCCGTCGCGGGCTGCCGCCCCCCCGGCCGTGGTGCCGGTAGCCCACTGGCAGCGCCGCCCGCCCTGTTGGGCCGTGGAGCTTTCAGGAGCCGCGGATGCCCCACGGCGACACTGCTCGACACTGGCGACAGCCCCCGTGGCAACGCGGGTCACCGAGAGCTGTGACCCTCAGGGGCTCCCCTTGCCGCCGCCGGGGAGCCTCTCGGCTGACCCCGACGGCGGTAAGGGCGCGGGCGAGCCCGGCTCTGCCCGGCTcctcccgcccgccctcccGGGACACAGCCGGCGCGGGGCGAGCTGGCGCCGGTGCCACCGCCAGGCACAGCCTGCACAAGGGGCAGAACAAGAGCGGCGCGGCCCGGGCGCGGAGGGAGGGCGGCAGCGCCTGTTGCGCGCAGCGAGaggggcgggcagggccgggccgggccgggccaggcggtgccgggggcgcggggcggggaggagccaggcggcggcggggacgaGCCGCGCTCCGTCCGCCCCCGCCCAGAGGGGACCTGGTCGCGGAGGAGGCGGCGGTACCTTGGACAGAGCCGCCGCGACGCGCGGAGCCCGGCCGGCAGCCGCTCCGGAGAGCCCCGACGAGCAGGTACGGGCGGGCGGACTGCGCGCCCCGCGCCTCCCGCGGCCCGACGGCGCGGCTGCAAGTACCGAGGCGGGAAAGCCGCGGGCCCGGGAGCGGGGGAGCGGGGGTGGCGGGCCccgcggcgcggagcggagccgAGAGGGCTCCCCTCGCCAAACTCCGTGGCGCCGGCGGCACCCACGGGGCCGCCCCGTTGCCGCCGCCCGCGCGTCCCGCCGCGACGGGAGGTCCGGGAGGGAAGGGGCTTCCCCGGGGCTGAGGCGTGGGAAGGTCTCGGGGCGCGCCGGCACCGGCGGAGCGTGCGCGCTGCCCGACGGGCCCCGCCGCTGCTGCGGCCCGCAGGGAGCTCACGGCAGGCGACAGGGCGGCTCCTGGCTCCTCTCGTAATGTCAACGGTCGCAGCAGTGCGCACTTCACACATGTATTCCTGATAACGCATACATTGCTCTTAACTTTGAGCATAGATTCCTGAGAACTTTAAGTGTATCTTCCTGATAACACTGAGAGTGAGGATGAATAGATGGGGGCTGAGTGTAATGCCCCAACAACGTTATATACTGCAAGCTGCCTCCCGCGTCCACAATGTATGGAGAACTCAACTATAAGCACATGAGCTTATTTCAGTCCTTCTCTGCTATCTGCTAACAGAGAGATCAGTGCCTTTTGTTGTGGAtttgagctgctgctttgagctgcGGGGCAGGCCACCCGGCTCCCCAGCCTGTCGTGACTCGCAGCCACCCCGCTAAGCTGCTCACCCCGGCCCTCCAGCTAAGCcagctgtaaataaaaacagctaggat includes:
- the SLC18A3 gene encoding vesicular acetylcholine transporter; this translates as MSEAGGAGRARAAVARLSEAVGERRRRLGTAMGEARRQRRLLLLVVCVALLLDNMLYMVIVPIIPDYIAAMRGGRGAAGPSAPAGRNESGGGGGNRSLVPARYPPAAGGNEDVQIGVLFASKAMLQLLVNPLSGTLIDRVGYEAPLLAGLAVMFLSTATFAFAENYATLFAARSLQGLGSAFADTAGIALIADRYAEEPARSRALGTALACISFGSLVAPPFGGVLYEFAGKRVPFLVLACVCLLDGLLLLALAPPCAAGARANMPVGTPIHRLMVDPYIAVVAGALATCNIPLAFLEPTIANWMKESMGASEWEVGLTWLPAFFPHVLGVYITVRLAAAYPHLQWFYGALGMAIIGASSCLVPACRNFGQVIVPLCGICFGIALVDTALLPTLAFLVDVRHVSVYGSVYAIADISYSVAYALGPIVAGQIVHTMGFVQLNLGMGLANVLYAPVLLFLKNVCQMKPSHSERNILLEEGPKGLYDTIKMEERKSMGKSLQPAGEMENGMDPYRRDLTGVSEEDSSDYEYS